CGGCGGGCACGGGCTCACCATTCAACTCGGCCTGCACCCCACCCGACTCCATCTCGTAGGCTGGAAACACCTGTTCGAAGCTGCTGAGGCCGGGTAGCGGCTCCAAGCCAATACGCTTGAACTCGCCCGCAATAAACTGCGCAGCTTTGAGGCCACCCGGCGTTCCGGAAGCGCGGCCCTGCATGTCGTCGGCGGCCAGAGCACGCTCTACGCGCGCTACGGATGCCTGCGTGATAGTAGAGGCCGACGTTTTGCTTGCTTTGGTTTTTTGAGCGACACCTGAGTAGCTCAGCCCGAGACTAAGTAGTAGAAAGGCAATTTTCTTCATGCCCCAAAGTAAGTATTCCTACTAACCTTGATCTATTATCCGGCTAGCTTTATTTCCCTATTTACTCGAAGCTAGAAGTCATTTCAGGTCTGAGTAAACCAGGGACGGTAGAAGAGTTTGGGTTATAAATCGTCTGGCTCTCATTTACTACCAGCAGGTGCTGTGCTGTTCAAAATAGCCACGACACGGATTACATCTGCTTCCTTCTGAACGGGTTGCCCGTACTTAGTCATAGCTTCTTGCACCTCTGCTGCATGCTCCGGCAAGGCAGCTACCAATGCCTTACGGTTTAGCTTAAATGCCCGAATATGTCCGTCGGCGTTACGCACGAAGTACTCTGCCTTATCCAGCATTACGTCTTGCACTTGAGTGGACCCGTAAGCTGATTCTTGATTGGCTCGTTGTAGTTCTTTGCGCGTCAATTTCAACAAGGTAGCATAGCTGCCCTCCGAAAGCACCTCAAAATGTTCCCGAGAAAACTTAGCTTCTGGAGCATCAGCATAGCGCCGAAAGCGATGGTCTTCAACGAACGAACCCGCGTTAGTGACGTGCGTATCATGAATCACAAACTCTTGTACGCGGTCCAAACCTACAATGATCGAATCACCATTGGGTTGTAATGCGAGTAGCCCATGGCGATACAAATCGTACTTGAGCGAAACGTTGCGTACCACTTGGTTATGGTCCAAATGAACTTCCCCTTTCCGCCAGCCGGCTACCAGGAATGGGGTTCCACTCATACCATTATACCGGTGGTTGAACGTATAATAATTACGCTCTTCCCCACCGCTGTCACTGCCCGTGTTAGTTGGGGTGTAGGCTCGTAAAGCATCAGCCGTGCGTGATTCAGCTGCTTTGGCAGTGTTGGCAGCATCTTGCTCTGCTTTTTTGGGCTTCGTAGTAGTTGTTTGAGCTAGGCTTGAGCTAAAAGCTCCTAAAGCTAGGACCAGCAATAAACCCAATTGCTTAGGCATGGCAACAGTGTGCATAGTCATGGTTTGAACATTTGCTGATTTTTAAATATAAATAGAACCTATTGCATCATAGATCTACTAGTAAAGAATAAATGCAATAGAGTGCGTTTTCCTGTTAAATGTCAAAATAAGCCCTTACCTAAGCGTAAGTTCACTCAACATTTTTGTCTACTTACCCCAACGCCCATGCTAATTCCCCTTTCTACCTGCGGCCTGCTTCTGAGCGCGGCGCTACTTCTCGGTGCCTGTCAAACTTCACAACCCACAGGTTCACTCACTAGCACTACTGACGCAGCCGCCGCGCAAAAGCTAGCAGCTAGCCTGCGCAACACGCGTTGGGTACTCCGCACGCTGGCGGGTACCGCTGTCACCACGCCCGAAAACGCCCGCGAAATGTACCTGCAATTCGATGCTACCTCCGACAAAGTGAGTGGCCAAGCCGCTTGCAACCGGTTTTTCGGCCAGTTTGCTCAACCTTCGCCTGATGAAGTACGCCTTTCCAACCTAGGCAGCACGCGCATGGCCTGCGACCGAATGGCCTTGGAAACCCAGTACATGCAAGCCCTTACCGCAGCAACGCGCGCACAGATCACCGGCGACACGCTACACCTGTACGCAGGCTCGGAAAGTAAGCCATCGGCTACGTTCGAGGCCGTGTATCTCCACTAGCTTGCGCTGCTCATTTATCTACTGCTTGCAACAGCGCAACTAGGTCGCTTTCCGACCGGGATGGGCGTTTGCTCGCTTCTTCTTTCAACGCGGCAGCTAGGTCGGGTGCGGCAGTCTGTAAGGCTTTCAGATTGAGCTTTGTGGGAATGGCTGCTTTGCCGGCCCCGAGCACGTAGTAAGTAATTCTATCCTGAATATCGTCGGAACGCCGATCAGCGCCGTAGGCTCCTTTGTAGTTGGCTTTCTGTATTTCCTTGTTGTACTGCTTGAGTATCGTGTACTTACCCTGGTGCAGTACCTCCACAAATTCCCGCGACTGCGCCGGATTTGGCGCCTCTAGGAAACGGCGAAACGTGCGCTTTTCTGGTACGCGCGACAAATCATTCAGAACAAAGCTAGCTACGGCGTTGTCGTCCAGCACCATGGAGTCGCCTTTGAGCGGGTCGCGCATCAGCAGGTGCTGCCCGAGCACATCATACTTCAGCGGCACGGCCTCCAGCACTTGTTTCTGCCGAGTCGTAACGGTAGCCGCTAGCCACCGCGGTACCAAGTAAGGCGTACCAGTTACGCCCTCGTAGCGGTTGTCCATGGTCATGCCGGCCGAACCCTTCGCAATGGAGTTCAGATTTTCCTGGATGTTGGCGGAGCTATTAAGGTTATTGTTCTGACAAACAGCAGTTTCCGCACAGATCAGCCCTACTAAGGCAAGAAACAGTTGCTTCATATTTGGTCAACAATGACAGGTGTAAGCAGTTGAACTGCAAGCATTACAAGCCTAGCTGTTGCTGCTCCCACAGGCGCATTCACGGCTTGTCTACTGCTTGCAGTAGTGCCACGGCATCTTCTTCCTTGCCAATCGACTGCTTACGACCTGCTTCCTTAAGTGCGGAGGCCAGTTCGGGCGCAGCCGCCTGCAAAGCTTTCATCTTCAGCTTTACGGGTACTGCCGAGCCGTTTGGGCGCGCTAGGTAGTAGATGACTTTGTCTTCAATGGCCTTAGGGCTCTCATCGTAGAGATAGGCACTTGCATAGCCAGCTGTCTGGATATCTTTCTTATACTGCTTCAGCAGAGTGTACTTGCCTCGGTGCAATACCTCCACGAATTCCCGCGCTTGATCCGGAACGGGCGCTTCTGAGAAGCGACGAAATTCCCGTCTTTCTTGCGCTTGTTCGGGATCCGTCAGCACGAAGCTAGCAATCAGATTATCTTCTACTTGAAGTGAATCACCCTTTTGTTGGTCGCGTATTAACACGCGCTGCCGAAGCACATCGTACTTCAAAGGGACGGTGTCCATCACGGTTTTGCTACGCGTGGTGATAACGGCCGAGAGCCAGCGTGGCACGAGGTAAGGCGACCCGCTTATTCCCTTGAAGGGGCTGTCGTCGCGCATGGCGTCCAGGCTCTTCGTGTACTCATAGATTTTAGAAGGGTCCTGTAGATTGTTAGTTTGGGGGTCCGGACTACCGACCGAAACAGGGCTTTGACATACAGCTACTTGAGAGGCGAATAGCAGCCCTGTAGCACAAAAGAATAGAAGTTTCATAATAGTTAGTAATAGTAATCTAAGGCCAATATACATTACTTTATAATGAAAATGGATGCCTTAGCGCTGTGGCCAAAGCATCCATTTTTCACGGCTACGCCACTAACCTAGCCTAGGGTCAGCACCAGATCATCGGCATTCACCAGCGTACCCTCGCTGAGCTGCACGGCTGCCACTTTGGCGTCGTCGGGGGCAGTGATGGTGGTTTCCATTTTCATGGCCTCAATGATGAAGAGCGGAGCATTGCGTTTCACCTCTTGGCCTGGTTCTACCAGCACTTTCGAGAGCATGCCTTGTAGTGGCGCGCCCACCTGACGACTGTTGTTCTTATCGGCTTTGGGGTTACGTACGGCCTTCACTTCCACCGACCTGTCGCGCACGTCGAGGTTGCGGGTCTGGCCGTTGAAGGAGAAGAACAGCGTGCGGTTGCCTTCGTCATTCACCTCACCAATGGAGCGCAGCTTGATGATAATGGACTTACCGCGGGCAATATCGATGATGGTTTCTTGCCCCGGCTGCAAACCGTAGAAGAACACCCGCGTAGGCACCGGCGATACGTCACCGTACTCCTGCACGTGCGCCCAATACTGCTCGAATACTTTCGGATACAGCAGATACGACAGCAAGTCAGTGAACTTCACACCTTTCCCGAATTGCTCCTGGAATTTAATCCACTCAGCATCGAAGTCGATGGCGGCGAGATGCTCGTTGGGACGGTCGGTGAAGGGCTGCTCCCCTTTCAGGATAACGCGCTGCACGTCGGTGGGCCAGCCGCCTTCGGGCTGCCCAATATCACCTCGGAATAAGCTCACGACGGACTCTGGAAAGTTAAGAGACTCGCCGCGCTCCATTACGTCTTGGGTGGTTAAGTTATTGGTCACCAAGTACAGCGCCATATCGCCTACCACCTTCGAAGAGGGCGTTACTTTGATGATGTCGCCGAAAAGGAAGTTGACGTCGGTGAACATCTTCTTCACCTCCTCAAACCGGTCACCTAGCCCGAGAGCTACCGCCTGTGGCCGCAGGTTGGAGTACTGGCCACCCGGAATTTCATGCTGGAATACTTCCGACGTCCCGGCTTTCAGGCCTGACTCGAACGGATAGTAGTACTCCCGCACCGTTTCCCAATAGTTCGAGAATTGGTTTAAGCTTTCTTGGTTGAACTCCCGGTGTCTCGGCGTGTGGCGGAACATTTCCACCACCGAGTTAAAGTTGGGCTGCGAGGTAAGCCCCGACATCGAACCTAGGGCCACGTCAATCACGTTGACACCCGCTTCTACCGCCTTCATGTAGGTGGCCGCCTGCAACGACGACGTGTCGTGCGTGTGCAAGTGAATCGGAATCTTAACGGTGTCGAGCAGGCCCGTAATCAGCTCGGTGGCGGCGTAGGGCTTGAGTAGGCCCGCCATGTCCTTGATACATAGAATGTGCGCGCCGGCGTCTTCCAGCTGCTTCGCCAGACGCAGGTAATAATCTAGGTTGTACTTGCCGTGCTCCTTGGTGTCCAGAATATCCCCGGTGTAGCAGATACTAGCTTCGGCCAGCGCCTTGGTTTTGTTGCGCACAAAGCCAATGCAGGCGTTCATACCCTTCATCCAGTTCAGCGAGTCGAAGATGCGGAACACGTCGATGCCGGTTTCCCAGGCCTGCTCCACAAACCGCTCGATGAGGTTATCCGGATACGCCTTATAGCCAACGCCATTGGCCCCGCGAATCAGCATTTGCAGCAGAATGTTCGGAATGGCAGTCCGCAGCTTGCTCAGTCGCTCCCACGGATCTTCGTGCAAGAAGCGCAAGGCCACGTCAAACGTTGCGCCGCCCCACACTTCCATAGAGAAAGTTTGCGGGTGCATTTTGGCGTAGCGCTCCGCCACCTTCATCATGTCGAAGGTACGCATACGGGTGGCGAGCAAGCTCTGGTGCGCGTCGCGTAGGGTGGTGTCGGTGTAGTGAATAAGCGCCTCGTTGCGCAGCCACTTCGAGAACTCCTCCGGACCTAGCTCGGTGAGCTTGTCTTTGGTGCCAGGCGTATACGGCGCGGCCGGGTCGTAGTCGGGGCGAATGGCCCGCCGAAACTCACGGGTAGGGTCCACGAGGCCTTTTACGTCGGGGTTGCCATTGACTACGATGTCGCTGACGAAGTTGAGCACCTTCGAGCCCCGGTCCTGCCGCACCTTGAACTTGAAGAGTTCGGGGTGGTCCTTGATGAAGTCCACATTAGCCTGCCCACTCACGAACTCGGGGTGCGAGATGATGTTTTGCAGGAACTGGATGTTGGTGTGCACCCCGCGAATGCGGAACTCATCCAGTGTGCGGGCCATGCGCGAGGCTGCATTGGCTAGCGTGCGGGCCTGCGCCGACACCTTCACCAGCAGCGAGTCGAAGAAGGGCAGAATCTTAGCCCCTTGGTACACCGAGCCTTGGTCTAGACGAATCCCGAAACCGCCCGCCGAGCGGTAGGCGATGATGGTGCCGTAGTCGGGCTTAAAATCCTCCTCGGGGTTTTCGGTGGTGATACGGCACTGAATGGCCACTCCAATCTTGGGCGGCTTCACGTCCGGACCTAGGTTGATTTCGGGGTCGGTTAGCCTGCCGCCGTCGGCGATGTAGATCTGGGTTTTAATTAAGTCGACCCCCGTAATCATCTCCGTGACCGTGTGCTCCACCTGGATACGCGGGTTCACCTCGATGAAGTAGATGCGGTCTTCCTCAGGGTTTACCAAGAATTCGACCGTGCCTACGTTGTTGTAGTTCACCGCCTTACCTAGCTTCAACGAGTACTCGTAGAGCTTCTCGCGCAGGTGGTCGGGCAGGTTAATAGCCGGGGCTACTTCCACCACTTTTTGGAAGCGGCGCTGCACCGAGCAGTCCCGCTCGTAGAGGTGCACGATGTTGCCGTAGCTATCGGCTACTAGCTGCACCTCAATGTGTTTGGGGCGCTCCACGAACTTCTCCAGGAACACGGTATCGTCGCCGAAGGCTTTCTTAGCTTCGTTGCGCGCCTCAAAGAAGCCTTTTTCTAGCTGCTCGTCGTCGCGAATCACGCGCATGCCGCGCCCACCGCCACCCGATGCGGCCTTCAGCATCACGGGGTAGCTGATGCGGTGCGCTTCCTCCCTGGCAATCTCGAAGCTGGTCAGGTCTTGGATGCTACTCTCAATGATAGGCACTTCGCACTCCACGGCTACCCGCTTGGCGGCCACTTTGTCGCCGAGGGCCTCCATTACTTCCGGCCGCGGCCCCACGAACACGATGCCTTCCTCGGCACAACGCCGGGCAAACGTGGCATTTTCGCTCAGAAAGCCGTAACCCGGGTGAATTGCACCAACGCCGTTCTCCTTCGCTGTTCGCAGAATTTCCTCAATATCGAGGTACGGTTTCAGTGGCTCCTCGTCGCGCCCAATCTGGTAGGCTTCGTCGGCTTTATAGCGGTGCAGCGAGTAGCGGTCCTCGTAGGTGTACACGGCCACGGTAGCAATACCTAGCTCGCTCGCGGCGCGTAGTACGCGAATGGCAATTTCGCCCCGGTTGGCGACCAGCAATTTGCGAATGTTCATAGGGGGATTTGGCAGAAAAGTGTATTGCGGCGTAAGCTACTAAAGCACACCAAAGCGACCAACTTTAAGCGAGAATCTCCTATTAAATTGACCAAAACATTAGTTATTTTTCAAAATAAGGAGAGAATTACACGAAAAATTGAAGCAAAACTGCGCCAAATCAGATAAACAGCTATTCTTACTTGCGCATCTATAAGCAAGGCTGAAACACCGCAATAGGTGCGCTTTCACATAGGTATTCCAGAAACCTTCGTCCGACAGCTGAGTTGTAGGTACGTCTACCCTACCGCTCTCACCCATGGATTTTGCCAACCAAAACATACTCGTCGTCGGTGCGTCTTCCGGCATCGGTCTCGCTACCGCCGAGCTGCTGCACCAGATAGGCTACCGGTTGTTTACTGCCTCGCGCCACCTTTCGCCTGAGTTAGCAGCGTTGCAGACTACCCATTTAGAGCTAGACGTCACGCAGCCGTTGGCTTCTACCGTGTTCGACG
This Hymenobacter sp. GOD-10R DNA region includes the following protein-coding sequences:
- a CDS encoding META domain-containing protein, with protein sequence MLIPLSTCGLLLSAALLLGACQTSQPTGSLTSTTDAAAAQKLAASLRNTRWVLRTLAGTAVTTPENAREMYLQFDATSDKVSGQAACNRFFGQFAQPSPDEVRLSNLGSTRMACDRMALETQYMQALTAATRAQITGDTLHLYAGSESKPSATFEAVYLH
- a CDS encoding pyruvate carboxylase, with translation MNIRKLLVANRGEIAIRVLRAASELGIATVAVYTYEDRYSLHRYKADEAYQIGRDEEPLKPYLDIEEILRTAKENGVGAIHPGYGFLSENATFARRCAEEGIVFVGPRPEVMEALGDKVAAKRVAVECEVPIIESSIQDLTSFEIAREEAHRISYPVMLKAASGGGGRGMRVIRDDEQLEKGFFEARNEAKKAFGDDTVFLEKFVERPKHIEVQLVADSYGNIVHLYERDCSVQRRFQKVVEVAPAINLPDHLREKLYEYSLKLGKAVNYNNVGTVEFLVNPEEDRIYFIEVNPRIQVEHTVTEMITGVDLIKTQIYIADGGRLTDPEINLGPDVKPPKIGVAIQCRITTENPEEDFKPDYGTIIAYRSAGGFGIRLDQGSVYQGAKILPFFDSLLVKVSAQARTLANAASRMARTLDEFRIRGVHTNIQFLQNIISHPEFVSGQANVDFIKDHPELFKFKVRQDRGSKVLNFVSDIVVNGNPDVKGLVDPTREFRRAIRPDYDPAAPYTPGTKDKLTELGPEEFSKWLRNEALIHYTDTTLRDAHQSLLATRMRTFDMMKVAERYAKMHPQTFSMEVWGGATFDVALRFLHEDPWERLSKLRTAIPNILLQMLIRGANGVGYKAYPDNLIERFVEQAWETGIDVFRIFDSLNWMKGMNACIGFVRNKTKALAEASICYTGDILDTKEHGKYNLDYYLRLAKQLEDAGAHILCIKDMAGLLKPYAATELITGLLDTVKIPIHLHTHDTSSLQAATYMKAVEAGVNVIDVALGSMSGLTSQPNFNSVVEMFRHTPRHREFNQESLNQFSNYWETVREYYYPFESGLKAGTSEVFQHEIPGGQYSNLRPQAVALGLGDRFEEVKKMFTDVNFLFGDIIKVTPSSKVVGDMALYLVTNNLTTQDVMERGESLNFPESVVSLFRGDIGQPEGGWPTDVQRVILKGEQPFTDRPNEHLAAIDFDAEWIKFQEQFGKGVKFTDLLSYLLYPKVFEQYWAHVQEYGDVSPVPTRVFFYGLQPGQETIIDIARGKSIIIKLRSIGEVNDEGNRTLFFSFNGQTRNLDVRDRSVEVKAVRNPKADKNNSRQVGAPLQGMLSKVLVEPGQEVKRNAPLFIIEAMKMETTITAPDDAKVAAVQLSEGTLVNADDLVLTLG